From a region of the Pseudanabaena sp. ABRG5-3 genome:
- a CDS encoding sugar phosphate nucleotidyltransferase: protein MKVVLFCGGLGTRLKEYSETIPKPMVEIGYRPIIWHLMRYYAHFGHKEFILCLGYRGDYIKKYFLDYNECMSNNFTISKGGKNIELHTSDIEDWKITFVDTGLNANLGQRLVAVKKILAGEEIFLANYSDGLTDLNLDVYLDNFCKHDKVASFLAVQPSQSFHVISWNKDELVESIKPVGNSGLWINGGFFAFKQSIFDYIQDQEELVVEPFQRLIQKQELIAYKNQGFWACMDTFKEKTMFDEMYAKGNTPWTVWDTSR from the coding sequence ATGAAAGTTGTATTGTTTTGTGGTGGTCTTGGTACTAGATTAAAAGAATATTCTGAAACAATTCCAAAGCCTATGGTAGAGATTGGTTATCGTCCTATTATTTGGCATTTAATGCGCTACTATGCCCATTTTGGGCATAAAGAATTTATCCTATGCCTTGGGTACAGAGGGGACTATATCAAAAAATATTTCCTAGATTACAACGAGTGCATGTCTAATAACTTTACAATATCTAAAGGGGGGAAAAACATTGAGTTACATACTAGTGATATTGAGGATTGGAAAATTACATTTGTTGATACGGGTTTAAACGCAAACCTTGGGCAACGTTTAGTAGCTGTCAAAAAAATATTGGCAGGAGAAGAGATTTTCTTGGCAAATTATTCAGATGGGCTTACTGATCTTAACCTTGATGTGTACCTTGACAACTTTTGCAAGCATGATAAAGTTGCAAGCTTTCTTGCTGTGCAACCATCTCAATCTTTTCATGTTATCTCATGGAATAAGGATGAACTAGTTGAAAGTATTAAACCTGTTGGTAATTCTGGATTGTGGATTAATGGAGGATTTTTTGCTTTTAAGCAGTCAATCTTTGATTATATTCAAGATCAAGAAGAGCTAGTAGTTGAGCCATTTCAAAGACTGATTCAAAAACAAGAGTTGATCGCCTATAAAAATCAAGGTTTTTGGGCTTGTATGGATACCTTTAAAGAGAAAACTATGTTTGATGAGATGTATGCAAAAGGTAATACTCCATGGACTGTTTGGGATACTTCACGTTGA